A region of Lagenorhynchus albirostris chromosome 20, mLagAlb1.1, whole genome shotgun sequence DNA encodes the following proteins:
- the UNC119 gene encoding protein unc-119 homolog A, with protein sequence MKVKKGGGGGAGTGVEPAPGASGRSVETKTELQAESESGSESEPEAGPGPRPGPLQRKQQIGPEDVLGLQRITGDYLCSPEENIYKIDFVRFKIRDMDSGTVLFEIKKPPASERLPINPRDLDPNAGRFVRYQFTPAFLRLRQVGATVEFTVGDKPVNNFRMIERHYFRNQLLKSFDFHFGFCIPSSKNTCEHIYDFPPLSEELINEMIRHPYETQSDSFYFVDDRLVMHNKADYSYSGTP encoded by the exons ATGAAGGTGAAgaagggcggcggcggcggggccgggaCGGGGGTGGAGCCCGCTCCAGGGGCCTCGGGCCGGAGCGTGGAGACCAAGACGGAGCTGCAGGCGGAATCCGAATCCGGGTCCGAGTCGGAGCCGGAGGCAGGCCCGGGGCCCAGGCCGGGGCCGCTGCAGAGGAAGCAGCAGATCGGGCCGGAGGACGTGCTGGGGCTGCAGCGGATCACGGGCG ACTACCTGTGCTCCCCTGAGGAGAATATCTACAAGATTGACTTCGTCAGGTTCAAGATTCGGGACATGGATTCAGGCACTGTTCTCTTTGAAATCAAGAAGCCCCCAGCCTCAG AGCGGTTGCCCATCAACCCACGGGACCTGGACCCCAATGCTGGGCGCTTTGTCCGCTACCAGTTCACGCCTGCCTTCCTTCGCCTGAGGCAGGTGGGAGCCAC CGTGGAGTTCACAGTGGGAGACAAGCCTGTCAACAACTTCCGCATGATTGAGAGGCACTACTTCCGCAACCAGCTGCTCAAAAGCTTTGACTTCCACTTTGGCTTCTGCATCCCCAGCAGCAAGAACACCTGCGAGCACATCTATGATTTCCCCCCTCTCTCTGAGGAGCTGA TCAACGAGATGATTCGTCACCCATATGAAACACAGTCTGACAGCTTCTACTTCGTGGATGACCGGCTGGTGATGCACAACAAAGCAGACTATTCCTACAGCGGGACGCCCTGA
- the ALDOC gene encoding fructose-bisphosphate aldolase C has product MPHSYPALSAEQKKELSDIALRIVAPGKGILAADESVGSMAKRLSQIGVENTEENRRLYRQVLFSADDRVKKCIGGVIFFHETLYQKDDNGVLFVRTIQDKGIVVGIKVDKGVVPLAGTDGETTTQGLDGLSERCAQYKKDGADFAKWRCVLKISERTPSALAILENANVLARYASICQQNGIVPIVEPEILPDGDHDLKRCQYVTEKVLAAVYKALSDHHVYLEGTLLKPNMVTPGHACPIKYSPEEIAMATVTALRRTVPPAVPGVTFLSGGQSEEEASLNLNAINQCPLPRPWALTFSYGRALQASALNTWRGQRDNAGAATEEFIKRAEVNGLAAQGKYEGSGEDGGAAAQSLYVANHAY; this is encoded by the exons ATGCCCCACTCGTACCCAGCCCTTTCTGCTGAGCAGAAAAAGGAGTTGTCCGACATTGCCCTCCGGATTGTGGCCCCAGGCAAAGGCATTCTGGCCGCAGATGAGTCTGTAG GCAGCATGGCCAAGCGGCTGAGCCAAATTGGGGTGGAGAACACAGAGGAGAACCGCCGGTTGTACCGTCAGGTGCTGTTCAGTGCTGATGACCGTGTGAAGAAGTGCATCGGAGGTGTCATATTCTTCCATGAGACACTCTACCAGAAAGATGATAATGGTGTCCTCTTCGTCCGTACCATCCAGGATAAGGGCATTGTCGTGGGCATCAAG GTTGACAAGGGTGTAGTGCCTCTAGCCGGGACTGATGGAGAAACCACCACTCAAG GGCTGGATGGTCTCTCGGAACGCTGTGCCCAGTACAAGAAGGATGGCGCTGACTTCGCCAAGTGGCGCTGCGTGCTGAAAATCAGTGAACGCACGCCCTCAGCACTTGCCATTCTGGAGAATGCCAACGTGCTGGCCCGCTATGCCAGCATCTGCCAGcag AATGGGATTGTGCCTATTGTGGAACCTGAGATCCTGCCTGATGGAGACCATGACCTCAAACGTTGCCAGTATGTTACAGAGAAG GTCCTGGCTGCGGTGTACAAGGCCCTGAGTGACCATCACGTGTACCTGGAGGGGACCCTGCTCAAGCCCAACATGGTGACCCCTGGCCATGCCTGTCCCATTAAGTATAGCCCAGAGGAGATCGCCATGGCAACTGTCACTGCCCTGCGTCGCACTGTGCCCCCAGCTGTCCCAG GAGTGACCTTTCTGTCTGGGGGTCAGAGTGAAGAGGAGGCATCTCTCAACCTCAATGCTATCAACCAATGCCCCCTTCCCCGGCCCTGGGCCCTCACCTTCTCCTATGGGCGTGCCCTGCAGGCCTCTGCACTCAACACCTGGCGAGGGCAACGGGATAATGCTGGAGCCGCCACTGAGGAGTTCATCAAGCGGGCCGAG GTGAATGGCCTTGCGGCCCAGGGCAAGTATGAAGGCAGCGGAGAAGATGGTGGAGCGGCAGCACAATCCCTCTACGTTGCCAACCACGCCTACTGA
- the PIGS gene encoding GPI transamidase component PIG-S isoform X1 has translation MAALGAAATDLEVVRGKRAALFFAVVVIVLGLPLWWKTTETYRAPLPYSQISGLNSLQLRLMVPVTVVFTQESVPLDDQEKLPFTVVHEREIPLKYKLKIKCRFQKAYRRALDHEEEALSLGSIQEAETMFAEPSEQAEGSLTVYVISEHSSLLPQDMMSYIGPKRMAVVRGIMHREAFNIIGHRVIQVAQAMSLTEDVLAAALADHLPEDKWSSDKRRPLKSSLGYEITFSLLNPDPKSHDVHWDIEGAVRRYVQPFLNALRAVGNFSVDSQILYYAVLGVNPRFDPASSSYYLAAHSLPHVINPVESRLGSSAASLYPVLNFLLYVPELAHSPLYIQDKDGAPVATNAFHSPRWGGIMVYNVDPKAYNGSELPVRVKVDMVRVMEVFLAQLRLLFGIAQPQLPPKCLFSGPKSEGIMSWELDRLLWARSVENLATATTTLTSLAQLLGKISNIVIKDDVASEVYRAVAAVQKAAEELASGHLASAFVASQEAVTSSERAFFDPSLLHLLYFPDDQKFAIYIPLFLPMAVPILLSLFKIFLETRKSWKKPEKID, from the exons ATGGCGGCCCTGGGGGCCGCAGCTACAGACCTAG AGGTGGTTCGAGGCAAGCGCGCCGCTCTCTTCTTCGCCGTGGTGGTCATCGTGCTGGGGCTGCCGCTCTGGTGGAAGACCACGGAGACCTACCGGGCCCCATTGCCTTACTCCCAGATCAGTGGGCTGAATTCCCTGCAG CTCCGGCTCATGGTGCCGGTCACTGTCGTGTTTACCCAGGAATCAGTGCCATTGGACGACCAGGAAAAGCTGCCCTTCACCGTTGTGCATGAGAGAGAGATCCCTCTGAAGT aCAAATTGAAAATCAAATGCCGTTTCCAGAAGGCCTATCGGAGGGCTTTGGATCATGAGGAGGAAGCCCTGTCATTGGGCAGTATACAAG AGGCAGAAACCATGTTTGCTGAGCCATCGGAGCAAGCAGAGGGCTCCCTGACAGTGTACGTGATCTCTGAACACTCCTCACTTCTCCCTCAG GACATGATGAGCTACATTGGGCCCAAGAGGATGGCAGTTGTGCGGGGGATAATGCACCGGGAGGCCTTTAACATCATTGGCCACCGTGTAATCCAAGTAGCCCAGGCCATGTCTTTGACTGAGGACGTGCTTGCTGCAGCCTTGGCTGACCACCTCCCAGAGGACAAGTGGAGCTCTGATAAGAGGCGGCCTCTCAAGTCCAGCTTGG GCTATGAAATCACCTTCAGTTTACTCAACCCTGACCCCAAGTCCCATGACGTCCACTGGGACATCGAGGGGGCTGTCCGGCGCTACGTGCAGCCCTTCCTGAATGCCCTCAGAGCTGTGGGCAACTTCTCTGTGGACTCTCAG ATCCTTTACTACGCAGTGTTGGGGGTAAACCCCCGCTTTGACCCAGCTTCCTCCAGCTATTATTTGGCCGCACACAGCCTCCCCCATGTCATCAACCCAGTGGAGTCCCGGCTGG GATCCAGCGCTGCCTCCCTTTACCCGGTGCTCAACTTTCTACTCTATGTTCCTGAGCTTGCCCACTCCCCCCTGTACATTCAGGACAAGGATGGCGCTCCAGTGGCCACCAACGCCTTCCACAGCCCCCGCTGGGGTGGCATTATG GTATACAATGTGGACCCCAAAGCCTACAATGGCTCGGAGCTGCCGGTGAGAGTCAAGGTGGACATGGTGCGGGTGATGGAGGTGTTCCTGGCTCAGTTGCG GCTACTCTTCGGGATTGCTCAGCCCCAGTTGCCTCCAAAATGCCTGTTTTCAGGGCCTAAGAGTGAAGGGATAATGAGCTGGGAGCTGGACCGGCTGCTCTGGGCTCGGTCAGTGGAGAACCTGGCCACAGCTACCACCACTCTCACTTCCCTGGCCCAGCTTCTGGGCAAGATCAGCAACATTGTCATCAAGGACGATGTGGCATCTGAG GTGTACAGGGCTGTAGCTGCAGTCCAGAAGGCAGCGGAGGAGTTGGCCTCTGGGCACCTGGCTTCTGCCTTCGTTGCCAGCCAGGAAGCTGTGACATCCTCAGAGCGTGCCTTTTTTGATCCCTCGCTCCTCCACCTCCTCTATTTCCCTGATGACCAGAAGTTTGCCATCTACATCCCACTCTTCCTGCCTATGGCTGTGCCCATCCTCTTGTCCCTGTTCAAGATCTTCCTGGAGACTCGCAAGTCCTGGAAAAAGCCTGAGAAGATAGACTGA
- the PIGS gene encoding GPI transamidase component PIG-S isoform X2: protein MVPVTVVFTQESVPLDDQEKLPFTVVHEREIPLKYKLKIKCRFQKAYRRALDHEEEALSLGSIQEAETMFAEPSEQAEGSLTVYVISEHSSLLPQDMMSYIGPKRMAVVRGIMHREAFNIIGHRVIQVAQAMSLTEDVLAAALADHLPEDKWSSDKRRPLKSSLGYEITFSLLNPDPKSHDVHWDIEGAVRRYVQPFLNALRAVGNFSVDSQILYYAVLGVNPRFDPASSSYYLAAHSLPHVINPVESRLGSSAASLYPVLNFLLYVPELAHSPLYIQDKDGAPVATNAFHSPRWGGIMVYNVDPKAYNGSELPVRVKVDMVRVMEVFLAQLRLLFGIAQPQLPPKCLFSGPKSEGIMSWELDRLLWARSVENLATATTTLTSLAQLLGKISNIVIKDDVASEVYRAVAAVQKAAEELASGHLASAFVASQEAVTSSERAFFDPSLLHLLYFPDDQKFAIYIPLFLPMAVPILLSLFKIFLETRKSWKKPEKID from the exons ATGGTGCCGGTCACTGTCGTGTTTACCCAGGAATCAGTGCCATTGGACGACCAGGAAAAGCTGCCCTTCACCGTTGTGCATGAGAGAGAGATCCCTCTGAAGT aCAAATTGAAAATCAAATGCCGTTTCCAGAAGGCCTATCGGAGGGCTTTGGATCATGAGGAGGAAGCCCTGTCATTGGGCAGTATACAAG AGGCAGAAACCATGTTTGCTGAGCCATCGGAGCAAGCAGAGGGCTCCCTGACAGTGTACGTGATCTCTGAACACTCCTCACTTCTCCCTCAG GACATGATGAGCTACATTGGGCCCAAGAGGATGGCAGTTGTGCGGGGGATAATGCACCGGGAGGCCTTTAACATCATTGGCCACCGTGTAATCCAAGTAGCCCAGGCCATGTCTTTGACTGAGGACGTGCTTGCTGCAGCCTTGGCTGACCACCTCCCAGAGGACAAGTGGAGCTCTGATAAGAGGCGGCCTCTCAAGTCCAGCTTGG GCTATGAAATCACCTTCAGTTTACTCAACCCTGACCCCAAGTCCCATGACGTCCACTGGGACATCGAGGGGGCTGTCCGGCGCTACGTGCAGCCCTTCCTGAATGCCCTCAGAGCTGTGGGCAACTTCTCTGTGGACTCTCAG ATCCTTTACTACGCAGTGTTGGGGGTAAACCCCCGCTTTGACCCAGCTTCCTCCAGCTATTATTTGGCCGCACACAGCCTCCCCCATGTCATCAACCCAGTGGAGTCCCGGCTGG GATCCAGCGCTGCCTCCCTTTACCCGGTGCTCAACTTTCTACTCTATGTTCCTGAGCTTGCCCACTCCCCCCTGTACATTCAGGACAAGGATGGCGCTCCAGTGGCCACCAACGCCTTCCACAGCCCCCGCTGGGGTGGCATTATG GTATACAATGTGGACCCCAAAGCCTACAATGGCTCGGAGCTGCCGGTGAGAGTCAAGGTGGACATGGTGCGGGTGATGGAGGTGTTCCTGGCTCAGTTGCG GCTACTCTTCGGGATTGCTCAGCCCCAGTTGCCTCCAAAATGCCTGTTTTCAGGGCCTAAGAGTGAAGGGATAATGAGCTGGGAGCTGGACCGGCTGCTCTGGGCTCGGTCAGTGGAGAACCTGGCCACAGCTACCACCACTCTCACTTCCCTGGCCCAGCTTCTGGGCAAGATCAGCAACATTGTCATCAAGGACGATGTGGCATCTGAG GTGTACAGGGCTGTAGCTGCAGTCCAGAAGGCAGCGGAGGAGTTGGCCTCTGGGCACCTGGCTTCTGCCTTCGTTGCCAGCCAGGAAGCTGTGACATCCTCAGAGCGTGCCTTTTTTGATCCCTCGCTCCTCCACCTCCTCTATTTCCCTGATGACCAGAAGTTTGCCATCTACATCCCACTCTTCCTGCCTATGGCTGTGCCCATCCTCTTGTCCCTGTTCAAGATCTTCCTGGAGACTCGCAAGTCCTGGAAAAAGCCTGAGAAGATAGACTGA